In Mycteria americana isolate JAX WOST 10 ecotype Jacksonville Zoo and Gardens chromosome 5, USCA_MyAme_1.0, whole genome shotgun sequence, one DNA window encodes the following:
- the SOCS4 gene encoding suppressor of cytokine signaling 4, with product MAENKDSNIKNTDVRPKSSRSRSADRKDGYVWSGKKLSWSKKSEHCSDAETASAAGRSGTNLRSQERKYSCSSIELDLDRSCGHRFLGRSLKQKLQDAVGQCFPIKNCSSRHTSGLPSKRKIHISELMLDKCPFPPRSELAFRWHLIKRHTAPISPKAEDWIIADLSQHEEREDQLRDDEIANGGTDSPSQSCDFTDSGSSRGDSRSELVTGKVVRSSKEESDMDSDDEVITPCTSSRKRNKPKWETDDELLRMETPPKYHTQIDYVHCLVPDLLQINNNPCYWGVMDKYAAEALLEGKPEGTFLLRDSAQEDYLFSVSFRRYSRSLHARIEQWNHNFSFDAHDPCVFHSPDITGLLEHYKDPSSCMFFEPLLSTPLNRTFPFSLQHICRTVICNCTTYDGIDALPIPPSVKLYLKEYHYKSKVRVLRIDVPEQQS from the coding sequence atggcagaaaataagGACAGTAATATCAAAAACACAGATGTGAGACCCAAAAGCAGCCGGAGCAGAAGCGCGGACAGAAAGGATGGTTACGTCTGGAGTGGAAAGAAGCTCTCCTGGTCTAAAAAGAGCGAGCATTGTTCTGACGCCGAAACGGCAAGCGCTGCGGGAAGATCAGGGACTAATTTAAGGAGCCAGGAGAGGAAGTATAGCTGCTCGTCTATCGAGCTGGATCTAGACCGTTCATGCGGTCACAGGTTTTTAGGCCGGTCCCTCAAACAGAAGCTGCAAGATGCTGTGGGTCAGTGCTTTCCCATAAAGAATTGTAGCAGTCGGCACACCTCAGGACTgccatcaaaaagaaaaattcatatCAGTGAGTTAATGCTAGATAAGTGTCCTTTCCCTCCGCGCTCAGAGCTAGCTTTTCGGTGGCACTTGATCAAAAGACATACAGCCCCTATAAGTCCAAAAGCGGAAGACTGGATAATTGCTGATTTATCCCAGCATGAGGAAAGGGAGGATCAGCTGCGAGACGATGAGATTGCCAACGGGGGAACGGACTCTCCCTCCCAGTCCTGCGACTTTACTGACAGCGGTTCCTCTAGGGGTGATTCGAGGTCTGAGTTGGTTACAGGTAAGGTGGTAAGGAGCAGTAAAGAGGAGAGCGACATGGACTCCGACGATGAAGTTATAACACCGTGCACAAgttctagaaaaagaaacaagcccAAATGGGAAACGGATGATGAGCTGCTACGGATGGAAACACCTCCGAAATACCATACACAGATTGATTATGTCCACTGCCTAGTCCCAGACCTCCTCCAGATCAATAACAATCCCTGCTACTGGGGAGTCATGGATAAATATGCAGCTGAGGCGCTGCTAGAAGGAAAGCCAGAGGGAACGTTTTTGTTACGAGATTCTGCCCAAGAAGACTATTTGTTTTCTGTGAGCTTCAGGCGCTACAGTCGTTCCCTCCACGCCCGGATAGAGCAGTGGAATCACAACTTCAGCTTTGATGCCCACGATCCTTGTGTCTTCCATTCTCCTGACATCACGGGACTCCTAGAGCACTACAAAGATCCAAGTTCCTGTATGTTCTTTGAACCGCTTTTATCCACTCCGCTGAACaggacttttcctttttctcttcaacATATATGTAGAACAGTTATTTGCAACTGTACAACTTATGATGGTATTGACGCACTTCCCATTCCTCCATCGGTGAAGCTGTATCTGAAGGAATATCATTATAAGTCGAAAGTTAGAGTACTCAGGATTGATGTGCCAGAGCAGCaaagctag
- the WDHD1 gene encoding WD repeat and HMG-box DNA-binding protein 1: MPSAQKPMRYGHTEGHTDVCFDDTGSHIVTCGSDGDVRIWENLDDDDPKSINVGEKAYSCALKNGRLITAVSNNTVQIHTFPEGAPDGILTRFTMNANHVVFNSDGTKIAAGSSDFMVKVVEVTDSSKQKTFRGHDAPVLSLSFDPRDVYLVSASCDGSVRVWKIADQTCTTSWPLLQKCNDVINAKSICRLGWQPGSGKLLAIPVDKVVKLYRRETWDSQFDLSDTFITQPLNVVAWSPCGQYLAAGSVDGSIVVWNVETQECIERMKHEKNYSICGLAWHPKYRQIAYTDTEGNLGLLENVGDGKKPNDKVASTVTKDYNDLFDGEDDDYLNGDMIEPQSSPKVGANEDDGDDDDLMPTSGHPRRAIIDDDDNSLDIGMIKANSNLLEKEDDDDDDQTGGFPALPPSSTQQPFYDGPMPTPKQKPFQSGSTPAHLMHRFMVWNSVGIIRCYNDEQDNAIDIEFHDTSIHHATHLPNSLNHTMADLSTEAILLACESTEELASKLHCIHFSSWDANKEWTVDMPKDEDIEAICLGQGWAACATSALLVRVFTVGGVQKEIFSLPGPVVSMAGHGEQLMIIYHRGTGFDGDQCLGVQLMELGKKKKQILHGDPLSLTKKSYLIWVGFSAEGTPCYVDSEGIVRMLNRGLGNTWIPVCNTREHCKGKSDHYWVVGIHENPQQLRCIPCKGARFPPTLPRPAVAILSFKLPYCQVTTEKGQMEEQYWRSVVFHNHVDYLSKNGYELDENTKNQSVKEQQELLMKLFALSCKLEREFRCMELADLMTQNVVNLAIKYASRSRRLNLAQRLSEMAVEKASELATALEDEEEEEDFRKHLSAGYSNSATEWSRLPVRNVQQDQEMEDTEETDAYEEVEETPEVHKQRPNPFSKGVTAAEVTAPKSVVIASSSQGRVNPFKVSSNKKDPVVPSANVLDTMSKYSKKNSLSSSRAVNKQNPPVIKPLIPKPKSKQALAASFFQARIPNSSEKTVEEREEKAGNESSEVKVTAQENTESKRPKTGFQMWLEENRANILTDNPDLNEAEVIKEGMSRFRMLSSEERMVWTEKAKGGTVNDLTDDKKRKRPTADEDEAKKNQEQKSEDSNLSKKPKPLDQSTNVRLSAFAFKQS; this comes from the exons ATGCCTTCCGCACAGAAGCCGATGCGGTACGGCCACACCGAGGGCCACACCGACGTCTGCTTCGATGACACTGGGAG CCATATTGTAACTTGTGGCAGTGATGGAGATGTTAGGATTTGGGAAAACCTGGATGATGATGATCCAAAGTCCATTAACGTGGGAGAAAAGGCCTATTCATGCGCTCTAAAG aatGGAAGACTGATCACAGCAGTATCAAACAATACTGTTCAAATACATACATTTCCTGAAGGAGCTCCAGATGGCATCCTCACTCGTTTCACCATGAATGCAAACCACGTTGTCTTTAATAGTGACGGTACCAAAATTGCTGCTGGATCTAG TGACTTTATGGTCAAAGTTGTGGAGGTGACTGATAGCAGCAAGCAGAAAACATTCCGAGGACACGATGCTCCTGTTTTAAGCCTGTCTTTTGACCCCAGGGATGTTTACCTG GTATCGGCGAGCTGTGATGGTTCTGTCAGAGTATGGAAAATCGCAGATCAG acatGCACGACAAGCTGGCCACTGCTGCAGAAATGTAATGATGTGATAAATGCTAAATCAATATGCAGGCTTGGCTGGCAACCTGGCAGTGGGAAG TTGCTGGCAATTCCTGTAGATAAAGTTGTTAAACTATACAGAAGAGAAACCTGGGATAGTCAATTCGATCTATCGGATACATTCATCACACAG cCCTTGAATGTTGTGGCCTGGTCTCCTTGTGGGCAGTATCTGGCAGCTGGAAGTGTGGATGGGAGTATAGTGGTGTGGAATGTGGAAACGCAGGAGTGCATAGAGAG gATGAAGCATGAGAAAAATTACTCAATTTGTGGACTGGCATGGCACCCCAAATATAGGCAAATTGCTTATACAGATACTGAAGGAAATCTGGGCTTGTTGGAAAATGTTGGGGATGGAAAGAAACCAAATGACAAG GTTGCCAGTACAGTGACAAAAGACTACAACGATCTATTTGATGGAGAAGACGATGACTATTTAAATGGAGATATGATTGAACCACAGTCTTCCCCAAAGGTTGGAGCTAATGaagatgatggtgatgatgatgaccTCATGCCAACTTCAGGCCATCCGAGACGGGCAATaattgatgatgatgataactCACTAG atATTGGGATGATAAAAGCCAATTCCAATCTTCttgaaaaggaagatgatgatgatgatgatcagaCTGGTGGCTTCCCAGCTTTACCACCATCATCTACACAACAGCCTTTCTATGATGGGCCAATGCCAACCCCCAAGCAAAAGCCGTTCCAGTCTGGCTCCACTCCTGCACATCTCATGCATCGTTTCATG GTATGGAATTCTGTTGGTATCATTCGCTGTTACAATGATGAGCAAGACAATGCTATAGATATAGAATTTCATGATACCTCCATACATCATGCAACACACCTGCCAAACTCTCTGAATCACACGATGGCCGACCTCTCTACTGAAGCTATTTTACTAGCCTGTGAGAGTACAGAGGAACTTGCAAG CAAGCTCCACTGCATTCATTTTAGCTCATGGGATGCAAACAAGGAGTGGACGGTAGATATGCCAAAGGATGAAGACATTGAGGCTATCTGTCTAGGTCAAGGCTGGGCTGCTTGTGCCACTAGTGCCTTGCTAGTTCGCGTGTTTACAGTCGGAGGAGTTCAGAAAGAGATCTTCAGTCTCCCAGGTCCAGTGGTATCTATGGCAGGACATGGAGAGCAGCTGATGATTATTTATCACAGAG GTACTGGGTTTGATGGGGACCAATGCCTCGGAGTACAGCTGATGgagctaggaaaaaagaaaaaacaaattttgcaTGGAGACCCTCTTTCTCTTACAAAGAAATCCTATTTGATATGGGTTGGATTCTCTGCAGAAG GTACCCCTTGTTACGTGGATTCTGAGGGAATTGTGCGGATGTTGAACCGAGGACTTGGGAATACTTGGATTCCGGTGTGTAACACAAGAGAACATTGCAAAGGAAAATCTGATCATTACTGGGTAGTTGGCATCCATGAAAATCCCCAGCAGCTCAG GTGTATTCCTTGTAAAGGAGCCCGATTCCCTCCTACACTCCCACGGCCTGCTGTAGCAATATTATCTTTTAAACTTCCTTACTGTCAAGTTACAACAGAAAAGGGACAGATGGAG gAACAATACTGGCGTTCTGTTGTATTTCACAACCATGTGGATTATTTATCAAAAAATGGCTATGAACTTgatgaaaatactaaaaatcagTCAGTGAAAGAACAGCAAGAACTTCTAATGAAACTGTTTGCC ctttcttgtaaACTGGAGCGTGAATTTCGTTGTATGGAACTTGCTGACCTCATGACACAAAACGTTGTGAATTTAGCTATCAAGTATGCTTCTCGTTCTCGAAGACTAAATTTAGCTCAGCGGCTTAGTGAAATGGCTGTAGAGAAAGCAAGTGAGTTGGCAACAGCACtggaagatgaagaggaggaagaggatttcCGAAAGCATTTGAGTGCTGG TTACAGCAACTCTGCCACGGAGTGGAGTCGGCTGCCAGTCAGAAATGTTCAGCAGGACCAAGAAATGGAAGATACTGAGGAAACTGATGCCTATGAGGAAGTAGAAGAAACACCAGAAGTGCATaaacaga GGCCAAATCCTTTCTCCAAAGGTGTCACTGCAGCAGAGGTGACTGCTCCGAAGTCTG TTGTAATTGCATCAAGCAGCCAAGGACGAGTGAATCCCTTTAAG GTGTCATCTAACAAAAAGGACCCAGTGGTCCCCTCAGCAAATGTTCTAGACACTATGAGCAAATACtcaaagaaaaattctttgtCTAGCAGTCGAGCTGTAAACAAGCAGAACCCTCCAGTTATAAAGCCTCTGATTCCCAAACCCAAGTCCAAGCAG GCTTTAGCAGCCTCCTTCTTCCAGGCTCGTATACCTAACTCTAGTGAAAAAAcagtggaagaaagagaagaaaaagcaggaaacGAGTCCAGTGAAGTCAAAGTCACTGCACAGGAGAACACTGAAAGCAAAAG GCCAAAGACAGGTTTCCAGATGTGGCTAGAAGAGAACAGAGCAAATATTTTGACAGATAATCCTGATCTGAATGAAGCAGAAGTAATAAAAGAAGGCATGAGTCGATTTAGAATGCTGTCGTCAGAAGAAAGAATG GTGTGGactgagaaagcaaaaggaggaacAGTTAATGATTTAACAGATGATAAAAAGCGAAAGCGTCCCACAGCTGATGAAGACGAAGCGAAAAAGAACCAAGAGCAAAAATCGGAGGACTCAAATTTATCCAAAAAACCAAAGCCTCTAGATCAATCTACAAATGTCAGATTGTCAGCTTTTGCATTCAAGCAAAGCTAA